AGACCCTACTAGCCATGAAATACCTATCCGAATACCGCGCCCCCGAGCTGGTCGAGCAGTACCTCGCCGAGCTGCACCGCACCGCCACCCGCCCCTGGACCATCATGGAAGTGTGCGGCGGCCAGACGCATAGCCTGGTTAAAAACGGCATTATCAGCCTGTTGCCCGAGAACGTGCGCATGGTGCATGGCCCCGGCTGCCCGGTGTGCGTCACGCCGCTGCACCTCATCGACAAGGCCGTGTACCTGGCCGAGATGTGCGGGGTCATCCTGTGCTCCTACGGCGACATGGTGCGCGTGCCCGGCTCCAAACGCAGCTTGCTCGAAGCCAAGGCCAACGGGGCCGACGTGCGCATCCTGTACTCACCGCTGGAGGCCGTGCAGATTGCACAGCAAAACCCTGACCAGCAGGTTGTTTTCTTCGCCGTGGGCTTTGAAACCACCGCCCCCGCCAATGCCCTTTCGGTGGTCCACGCGCGGCGGCTGGGGCTCACCAATTATGCCATTCTGGCCTCGCACGTGCTGGTGCCCCCGGCGATGGAAGCCGTGCTGGACGACCCCGAAACCAACATTCAGGGCTTTCTGGCGGCCGGCCACGTCTGCACCATCATGGGCGTGTACGACTACGTGCCGCTGGTGCAGAAGTACCAGGTACCCATCGTGGTAACCGGCTTCGAGCCCGTCGATTTGCTCCAGGGAATCCTGATGACCGTGCGCCAATTGGAGCGCGGCGAGGCCCGGCTCGAAAACCAGTACACCCGCGTGGTGAGCGACGACGGCAACCCCGATGCCCGCCGCGTCATCGAAGAAGTATTCGAGGTGACGGACCGCGAGTGGCGCGGCATCGGCAACATCCCCCGCAGCGGCTGGGAAGTGCGCCCCGAGCTGGCTCAATTTGATGCCAACCGCAAGTTTGACGTGGCTATCGCCAAGGCCCCTGAATGCGCCGATTGCATCGCCGGGCAAGTCCTCAAGGGCATCAAAAAACCCAATGAGTGCAGCCA
Above is a genomic segment from Hymenobacter psoromatis containing:
- a CDS encoding hydrogenase formation protein HypD, giving the protein MKYLSEYRAPELVEQYLAELHRTATRPWTIMEVCGGQTHSLVKNGIISLLPENVRMVHGPGCPVCVTPLHLIDKAVYLAEMCGVILCSYGDMVRVPGSKRSLLEAKANGADVRILYSPLEAVQIAQQNPDQQVVFFAVGFETTAPANALSVVHARRLGLTNYAILASHVLVPPAMEAVLDDPETNIQGFLAAGHVCTIMGVYDYVPLVQKYQVPIVVTGFEPVDLLQGILMTVRQLERGEARLENQYTRVVSDDGNPDARRVIEEVFEVTDREWRGIGNIPRSGWEVRPELAQFDANRKFDVAIAKAPECADCIAGQVLKGIKKPNECSQFGKRCTPLNPLGAPMVSSEGACAAYYHFSQAAVPVSA